The stretch of DNA CCAAGGCAACTAATTTTATTTGATATCCAATTATAAATAAAACGGTTATCTAGTGCAATTATAAACTTTTTATGTATAATAAAACAAGGATGTTAAAATCAACGGAGGGAAAAAGAAATGCTTAATGGTTGGTTTTTATGGTTTATTTTATTTTGGGTCGTCACTATGATTGGCCTTTTAGCAATCGGTGGCTTTTTTATGTTTCGGAAATTTTTGAAAAGAATGCCAAAAGAGGATGGAATGTCAGAACTAGATTGGCAAGATTATTATATAAAGAAAACAAAGCATTTATGGCCGACAGACTTAAAATTATTACTTGAAGAACTAGTTGAACCTGTTCCAGAACTTTTTAGAGATATTGCTAGACAAAAAATCGCTGGGAAGATTGGCGAATTAGCATACAATGAAAAGGCCAAAAAGATTACGAAGGATCATGTTATTAAAGGATACATAATTGCAACTCCTAAGAGAGATCACAAATTTTTAGTGAAAAAATTAAACGAACAAAACATCGATATTACACCGTATAAGCAATATTTTCCACAATAAGGACCTAATAGTAGGTCCTTATTGTGTTTCTATAAGGGCAACTTAATGAGAAACATTATGTAAGCTTCTTTCTAATTTCTTATATTTTAAAAGCATTGCTATTCTCCATGGGACAATCATTCCAAAAGCTAGTATCCAAAACATTCCTGCTAATTCTCCAATATCAAAATGGGCACTAAATAC from Sutcliffiella cohnii encodes:
- a CDS encoding DUF2621 family protein, which codes for MLNGWFLWFILFWVVTMIGLLAIGGFFMFRKFLKRMPKEDGMSELDWQDYYIKKTKHLWPTDLKLLLEELVEPVPELFRDIARQKIAGKIGELAYNEKAKKITKDHVIKGYIIATPKRDHKFLVKKLNEQNIDITPYKQYFPQ